From a region of the Alnus glutinosa chromosome 1, dhAlnGlut1.1, whole genome shotgun sequence genome:
- the LOC133858947 gene encoding uncharacterized protein LOC133858947 — translation MDSCSNSLIDSTSPFDCLIFDLDDTLYSSKTGIAEALRKNIDDFLVEKCGFPESKASTLRAELFKTHGSSLAGLRAVGYDIDADDYHSFVHGRLPYDLIKPDAHLRNLLRSITQRKIIFTNSDRNHAVKVLDRLGLKDCFEQIICFETMNPNLSRSTRPDEFPVLLKPSMDAMKIALDAADVDPRRTLFLDDNVRNVAAGKALGLRTVLVGKTVKSKEADYALETVHSLAQGIPELWVSGMDGGDQRISRTKGEIDSIIAITAVGA, via the exons ATGGATTCCTGCAGTAATTCCCTTATCGATTCTACTTCTCCTTTCGATTGCCTCATCTTCG ATTTGGATGACACTCTGTACTCTTCCAAGACTGGAATTGCCGAAGCTCTCAGGAAAAACATCGATG ATTTCCTTGTGGAGAAATGCGGATTCCCAGAGAGCAAGGCCTCGACTCTCCGAGCTGAGCTTTTCAAAACACACGGCAGCTCCCTAGCTGGTTTGCGG GCAGTAGGCTATGACATCGACGCTGATGATTACCACAG TTTCGTACACGGGAGACTACCCTATGATTTGATCAAACCGGATGCTCATCTACGAAACCTCTTGCGTAGCATTACTCAAAGAAAAATC ATATTCACGAACTCGGACCGGAATCACGCGGTTAAGGTGTTGGATAGGCTCGGATTAAAAGACTGCTTTGAGCAAATCATATGCTTCGAGACCATGAACCCGAACCTCTCGAGGTCAACCCGGCCCGACGAGTTCCCGGTGCTTCTGAAGCCGTCGATGGACGCCATGAAGATCGCGCTGGATGCTGCTGACGTTGATCCTCGGCGAACG TTGTTTCTCGACGACAACGTCCGTAACGTCGCTGCTGGAAAAGCCTTGGGTCTCCGAACCGTTCTG GTTGGAAAGACCGTGAAAAGCAAAGAAGCCGACTACGCATTGGAGACTGTCCACAGCTTGGCACAAGGAATTCCGGAACTATGGGTAAGCGGAATGGATGGTGGTGATCAAAGGATCAGCCGTACGAAAGGCGAGATTGATTCTATTATCGCAATCACGGCCGTTGGTGCTTAA